A portion of the Algimonas porphyrae genome contains these proteins:
- a CDS encoding amino acid permease, which translates to MTTLAETVQPADTSGDAGEEKTLAKNLKLFDVYAMSTGAMFSSGLFLLPGIAAAATGNSVFLAYFFAGFLIMPAMYCMAELSTAMPKAGGTYYFLDRAMGPLMGTIGGLGSWIAVVFKSAFALVGMGAYLGLYLDLPFSITAMVLAVAFGAVNIAGAKETTTLQRVLVTTLVAILVGFTLLGLKAALEKNGSLIVFDPNYGDFFRNGFVGFVSTIGLVFVSYAGLTKVASVAEEVQNPDRNIPLGMTLSLATATILYTLGTVVLIKILPGEALFGSLTPIADAGRVFMGDWPFDLGVILIVVAAIAAFASTGNAGIMSASRYPYAMAKDRLVPEKLAELGRFKTPTISILMTVAFMIAVIAIFDVASVAKLASAFQLLLFMLVCAAVMVMRESGISTYKPGFKVPLYPWMPIAGILIGFWLIIEMGTMAIAFTGMMVILCVVWYNFYASKRVDRRGAIFHVHERLGRNAYEGLEHELMTIINDRTQAQNLSYEAVIARSLVTDFRYGRYDFEQLSTLMATEGEARYDIDAETTRAVLASFEPHFRPISDGVRLTRYVDSRVKEPELFIFRFGPKARLEMALDDQDDVHTLMVLLSPDKPAGLDMRIAGHLAEIVQGEGFERRWLSAQSEAELNDVLVRDDHFLHVPVAQLPRLKAQLGKTVGELTGMGDVVVALIERGDKTMIATADNELMDGDVVALVGEPDDLMRLRRAPAHPSPEEE; encoded by the coding sequence ATGACCACTCTCGCGGAAACAGTCCAGCCCGCCGATACGTCCGGCGATGCGGGTGAGGAAAAGACTCTCGCCAAGAATCTGAAGCTGTTCGACGTCTATGCGATGTCGACTGGCGCCATGTTCAGCTCAGGGCTTTTCCTGCTGCCCGGCATTGCGGCGGCGGCGACGGGGAACTCCGTCTTTCTTGCCTATTTCTTTGCCGGTTTCCTGATCATGCCGGCCATGTACTGTATGGCGGAACTGTCGACCGCCATGCCCAAGGCGGGGGGGACCTACTATTTCCTCGACCGCGCCATGGGCCCGCTCATGGGCACAATCGGGGGGCTGGGATCCTGGATTGCGGTCGTGTTCAAATCCGCTTTCGCCCTGGTCGGGATGGGGGCCTATCTCGGTCTCTATCTGGACTTGCCCTTCTCGATCACGGCCATGGTTCTGGCTGTGGCGTTCGGGGCGGTCAATATTGCCGGAGCCAAGGAAACCACGACGTTGCAGCGCGTGCTGGTGACGACGCTGGTCGCCATTCTGGTCGGCTTCACCCTGCTGGGGCTCAAGGCCGCGCTGGAAAAGAACGGCTCGCTGATCGTGTTCGATCCGAATTACGGTGATTTCTTCCGCAACGGCTTTGTCGGTTTCGTCTCCACCATCGGTCTGGTCTTCGTCTCCTATGCAGGCCTGACCAAGGTCGCCTCCGTCGCCGAAGAAGTGCAAAACCCCGATCGCAACATTCCACTGGGCATGACGCTCAGCCTTGCCACGGCCACCATCCTCTACACGCTCGGCACCGTCGTGCTGATCAAGATCCTGCCCGGTGAAGCCCTGTTCGGGAGCTTGACGCCGATCGCCGATGCGGGCCGCGTCTTCATGGGCGACTGGCCGTTCGATCTGGGCGTCATATTGATTGTCGTCGCTGCGATCGCGGCCTTCGCCTCGACGGGCAATGCAGGGATCATGAGTGCGTCGCGCTATCCCTACGCCATGGCGAAAGACCGGCTCGTGCCTGAAAAGCTGGCGGAGCTTGGTCGCTTCAAGACCCCAACCATCTCCATCCTGATGACCGTAGCCTTCATGATCGCCGTCATCGCCATCTTCGATGTAGCATCTGTTGCCAAACTGGCTTCGGCGTTTCAGCTTCTACTATTCATGCTGGTCTGCGCAGCCGTCATGGTGATGCGCGAATCCGGGATTTCGACCTACAAGCCCGGTTTCAAGGTGCCGCTCTATCCGTGGATGCCGATTGCCGGTATTCTGATCGGCTTCTGGCTGATCATCGAAATGGGAACAATGGCGATCGCCTTTACCGGGATGATGGTGATCCTGTGTGTCGTCTGGTACAATTTCTATGCGTCCAAACGGGTCGACCGGCGCGGGGCGATCTTCCATGTTCATGAACGTCTGGGACGCAATGCCTATGAAGGGCTGGAGCATGAGCTGATGACGATCATCAATGATCGTACGCAGGCTCAGAACCTGTCCTATGAGGCCGTGATCGCACGCTCTCTGGTGACGGATTTCCGCTACGGGCGGTATGACTTCGAGCAGTTATCAACCCTGATGGCGACGGAAGGCGAAGCCCGCTACGATATCGATGCGGAAACGACCCGTGCCGTTCTGGCCAGTTTCGAGCCGCACTTCCGCCCGATCAGCGACGGCGTCCGGCTGACGCGCTATGTCGATAGCCGCGTGAAGGAGCCGGAACTGTTCATTTTCCGCTTCGGTCCCAAGGCCCGTCTGGAGATGGCGCTCGACGATCAGGACGATGTGCATACGCTGATGGTGCTGCTGTCGCCAGACAAGCCCGCCGGGCTGGATATGCGGATTGCCGGACACTTGGCTGAAATCGTGCAAGGCGAAGGGTTCGAGCGGCGCTGGCTGTCGGCCCAGTCGGAAGCCGAGCTCAACGATGTTCTTGTCCGCGATGATCACTTCCTGCATGTTCCCGTGGCCCAGCTGCCGCGCCTGAAGGCGCAGTTGGGCAAGACGGTCGGCGAACTGACGGGGATGGGAGATGTCGTTGTCGCGCTGATCGAACGGGGGGACAAGACCATGATCGCTACCGCCGACAATGAACTGATGGACG
- the nhaA gene encoding Na+/H+ antiporter NhaA, which yields MTESAQARKPGPGRYAPRSIRERAMDFIHMEASGGIVLMFMALLALIANNSLLSSGYTGILDTTVKVQFGDFIIQKPFLLWINDGLMAIFFFLVGLEIKREVLDGELSSMDKASLPLFAAVGGIVAPALVYLAFNYSNPVTIDGWAIPAATDIAFALGIIALLGPRVPASLKIFLLAVAIIDDLAAIIIIALFYTENLSLIALSWAAIGTVALFALNRMRVMRILPYALIGVFVWAAVLKSGVHATLAGVITALAIPLARPDPETPSPLSRAEHGLHIWVAFLILPLFAFANAGVSLGGLSFADLLSPIPLGIALGLFFGKQIGVFLLSYLAVKLKLAKLPEGANWPMVYGVACLTGVGFTMSLFIGTLAFDDPELLNGVRLGVLMGSIASGLLGFFLLRMFCKAAPTDDDTIIDAVEDLSEDVKASSSRGPA from the coding sequence ATGACTGAATCCGCACAAGCCAGAAAACCGGGGCCGGGGCGTTACGCACCGCGCTCCATCCGTGAACGGGCGATGGATTTCATCCATATGGAAGCGTCGGGCGGTATCGTGCTGATGTTCATGGCGCTTCTGGCGCTCATCGCGAATAATTCGCTGCTCTCATCCGGCTATACGGGCATTCTCGACACGACGGTAAAGGTCCAGTTCGGTGACTTCATCATTCAGAAGCCGTTCCTGCTCTGGATCAATGACGGGCTGATGGCGATCTTCTTCTTCCTGGTCGGGCTTGAGATTAAACGTGAAGTGCTGGACGGCGAATTGTCGTCCATGGACAAGGCCTCTCTGCCGCTCTTCGCCGCTGTCGGCGGGATCGTGGCGCCCGCGCTGGTCTACCTCGCCTTCAACTATTCCAACCCGGTGACGATCGATGGCTGGGCCATCCCGGCGGCGACGGACATCGCCTTTGCGCTCGGCATTATTGCGCTGCTGGGCCCGCGCGTTCCGGCTTCGTTGAAAATCTTTCTGCTGGCGGTTGCCATTATCGACGATCTGGCGGCGATCATCATCATTGCGCTGTTCTATACGGAAAATCTCAGTCTGATCGCCCTGTCCTGGGCGGCGATCGGCACCGTGGCCCTGTTTGCTCTGAACCGGATGCGGGTCATGCGTATCCTGCCCTATGCGCTGATCGGCGTGTTCGTCTGGGCTGCTGTTCTGAAGTCTGGCGTCCATGCGACACTGGCCGGCGTCATCACGGCTCTGGCGATCCCGCTGGCTCGCCCTGATCCCGAAACGCCGTCACCGCTCAGTCGGGCCGAACACGGGCTGCATATCTGGGTCGCTTTCCTGATCCTGCCTCTGTTTGCCTTCGCTAATGCGGGCGTCTCGCTCGGTGGCCTGTCCTTTGCGGATCTGTTGTCGCCGATTCCACTGGGCATCGCGCTGGGTCTGTTCTTCGGTAAGCAGATCGGTGTGTTCCTGCTGTCCTATCTGGCGGTGAAGCTGAAGCTCGCCAAATTGCCGGAAGGCGCGAACTGGCCGATGGTCTACGGCGTCGCCTGCCTGACCGGTGTGGGTTTCACCATGTCGCTCTTCATCGGCACGCTGGCCTTCGACGATCCGGAACTGCTCAACGGCGTCCGGCTGGGCGTTCTGATGGGATCGATCGCTTCGGGTCTGCTGGGTTTCTTCCTGCTGCGCATGTTCTGCAAGGCGGCCCCGACGGATGACGACACGATCATCGACGCTGTCGAGGATCTGAGCGAAGACGTCAAAGCATCCTCATCGCGCGGTCCCGCGTAG
- a CDS encoding hydrogen peroxide-inducible genes activator, protein MKPTLRQLQYLVAIDEAGTFSGAAKLAHVSQPSLSTQLRDMEDVLGTTLVERGRGGAPLTPIGLELAGRARIILRDMDAFRTLAREAGQTLAGRIRLGTLPSIGPYLLPIAVRRLHRLYPDLRIVVREERTLDLQTHLEDGRLDVVISTPEDHAAMRHMKLFREKLYIGVAPDDPLAQDKGPVSLHDLSGRDLLTLGYGHKLSVVVGRIAEIAGAQISSEYEGTSLDAVRQMAAMGGSVAILPSLYTRSEARDDPGLVIRRIDAGEALRDISLIWRPTSPLSAKFQTIGHILSSAAEDLLLTDSGLPDDPAVIA, encoded by the coding sequence ATGAAACCCACTTTGCGGCAATTGCAATATCTTGTGGCCATCGACGAAGCCGGCACGTTTTCCGGCGCAGCGAAGCTCGCCCATGTGTCGCAACCCAGCCTGTCGACGCAGCTGCGCGATATGGAAGACGTGCTCGGAACCACCCTGGTCGAGCGCGGCCGCGGCGGCGCGCCGCTGACCCCGATCGGGCTCGAACTGGCCGGACGGGCGCGGATCATATTACGCGACATGGACGCGTTCCGGACACTGGCGCGCGAGGCCGGGCAGACATTGGCAGGCCGGATCCGGCTCGGCACGCTGCCCTCGATCGGGCCCTATCTGCTGCCGATCGCGGTGCGTCGCCTGCACCGTCTCTATCCGGATCTGCGCATCGTGGTGCGGGAAGAGCGCACGCTGGATCTTCAGACCCATCTCGAAGATGGGCGTCTGGATGTCGTCATTTCTACCCCGGAGGATCACGCAGCTATGCGGCACATGAAGCTGTTCCGCGAGAAGCTCTATATCGGTGTCGCGCCGGATGATCCTCTGGCGCAGGATAAAGGGCCCGTCAGCCTGCATGATTTGTCGGGCCGCGATCTGCTGACGCTCGGCTATGGTCACAAATTATCGGTTGTCGTCGGACGCATCGCCGAGATCGCCGGGGCTCAGATCAGTTCGGAATATGAAGGAACCAGTCTCGACGCCGTGCGCCAGATGGCGGCCATGGGTGGATCTGTCGCTATCCTCCCCAGTCTCTATACGCGCTCCGAAGCGCGTGATGATCCGGGACTCGTCATTCGCCGCATCGATGCCGGCGAAGCCCTGCGCGATATTTCCCTGATCTGGCGGCCGACATCGCCCCTGTCCGCCAAGTTCCAGACCATCGGCCATATCCTGTCCAGCGCCGCGGAAGATCTGCTGCTGACCGACTCAGGCCTGCCGGATGATCCGGCCGTGATCGCCTAA